Proteins from a single region of Bombus pascuorum chromosome 5, iyBomPasc1.1, whole genome shotgun sequence:
- the LOC132907011 gene encoding dynein axonemal heavy chain 3 isoform X1: MKKFTNSSAEYIKKYKNVQKETSPQFVKTLSNNMISLKDLTDGTCLWRTIQKEHIKTNKRCKNKILKTGKQENKMLTEEKMFQITEAEIPKSLEEKIDDILKESNKKPEELIKGKIHSKPIYFKNYCMNDNDLNYYDNTYFEAAKECISDRLRKLEDFDELIMELQLEIIDTYKQFLIKPLRQEHPILIIRAPVPWHQSKLMAGHFMHYNLFIGNEILRNIQSLYFTKYYDVTIVKLEDLGTIPISANEIQPKMNLLCNKAIDQLVKYWLADVAEFFLEKKYAWSRFIEKHYDASVSLIEKYFRSVNTLLSLQLRMMVMKTLNNIRDFFMEYSKGNYFEGDFEDLMFYKTPFITITVEPELGTIKLNCKPSILEVRAIISECFDKVIEVGTMIPKIETILFPELKKQEFLFSVSRYEESVLSIITDVLNVVSAHTMGPQIYLKCYEDFLYIIDGQAKRNLDNFFKIEPMPYLHEFEQKIKSYDQLREEISVFRNKIPLNLVEIDCTILNNTLRQILYDLRTIICNFFANELRSNNRDLCSNFDTIAENISKMPEKTQDVVELYNYLCESRDSTMFNLRRKLLRSVELILFLFNYQAPTDDDIHLNTRTITWPKEMETVMDLANTRLNMRKEYLEEVLRIRRDNFEQKIYNMKLAIDQFKKKDPPVLTMEEMEDAVLEIEHLSKGMEEIRIEVEEINEEEGLLDMELSPYLLVPTMSTVVNALDTLWHTVLDFHKNYDRWFNGPFFDLDAEEIKDETDNIWRTLYRLARILTDIPGARKITEMIRGKVEKFKQYIPLLQIICTPGLQDRHWKQISKVVNVDIVPTPTSCLFDMVELGLLVHISRLEEISSAAIKEHALQQNLRRMKEEWADVKFQFILYRETGVHILSAVDDIHQLLDDHILKAQTMRSSPFIKAFEEEMQAWENKLLQMQDIIDQWLMCQATWMYLEPIFSSEDIMRQMPTEAKHFRRMDKIWRKIMAYAVEHNRVLDATGMLNILQELTLCNSLLEEIQKGLNEYLEKKRLFFPRFFFLSNDELLEILSETKDPQRVQPHLKKCFEGISKLRFTKDEEIIGMLSDEEEYVPLSGKIYPADAKGMVEKWLCQVEELMRASLRDIAEESIIAYFNTVREEWIFSWPGQIVICCSQIHWTSEVCESFEDHSTINYLQTCNHQIEKTVTLVRGRLEPGARITINALIVIDVHARDVVRLLIDKQVTNIMDFDWISQLRYYWLDNSILVTIITTSVAYAFEYLGNTSRLVITPLTDRCYRTLMSALKLNLGGSPEGPAGTGKTETAKDLAKAVAKQCVVFNCSDGLDFQAMGKFFKGLAQSGAWACFDEFNRIDLEVLSVIAQQILTIQMAISLQLEKFMFEGTEIKLNPTYYVIITMNPGYAGRQELPDNLKVLFRTVAMMVPDYAMIGEITLYSFGFIDAKNLAEKIVHTYKLCSEQLSSQNHYDYGMRAVKTVLTAAGNLKLKYPMQNESVLILQAIIDVNLPKFLAQDIPLFNGIYTDLFPDTSLPEPHRDELIELIRIVLKKRNLQDTPWYMEKIIQIYEMLLVRHGLMIVGRTLSGKTQAYQVLAEALGELAGKRRATMREFSTIYKIINPKAITLDQLYGSFDPVSHEWSDGVLANIFREFAQAISPERKWIVFDGPVDAIWIESMNTVLDDNKKLCLMSGEIIQMSHKMNMMFEPADLEHASPATVSRCGMIYMEPSQLGWNALFDSYKTYLKNKLLIEQYELIIELIEWLTEPILYFVQHYCKTFVEASDLHMFLSFTKLFTAMLDGETQVSTVWLQCVLLFSMIWGMCSTLMSDSRKAFDVYLRKLSLGNVEEYPKPKAFKLTKQQLFPDKGTVYDWIYDKRNNGCWIPWMDTTLQASLLPDVKSNGLIIPTTEVVIQYFFIRNLLHRAIPILFVGPTGTGKSVIVLDYLQFLPRQKYIENIINFSARTTAAQTQEIVMSKLDRRRKGVYGPQMGKKCVLFVDDLSMPQVEQYGAQPPIELIRQWVDHGHWFDLKDTTMLYLVDMFLICAMLPPGGGSNMVTPRLTRHMHIIGIDFFEEMTMTKIFSSILDSHFAKGFVSEISRLGKMIVNATMDIFLNAIKTFLPTPAKSHYTFNLRDFSRVIKGILLVPASRMKDPDKLIRLWVHEVYRVFHDRLVDDNDRETLFEMVQYTCYDQLRQPLGKVLNRLLQEGETITSSHMRDLFFGNYIEPDAEPKIYDEVIDLEDLQQKMDYYLTEYNMLSKTPMSLVLFRYAIEHVSRISRILQQESGNALLIGIGGSGRSSCAKLATNMCEYIMYQIEITTTYEFSEWREDLKRLLLRVGCDGKSTTFIFGDHQIKDESFVEDINMVLNTADVPNLYDTEEKAEILDKMTNIMHSIGGRKVEITPMILYNLFLERIIKNLHWILTMSPIGDKFRNRLRMFPSLINCCTIDWYTVWPEDALEKVARVSLQNVNISMDLREKCVYMSKKFHISIALASEDYYKTQGRRYYITPTSFLELIKSFCRLYDQKIKEITEQQMRYEMGLERLDFAAEQIAVMKQELQALQPKLLAQSELSNKLMVRIEQDTINIEARKEIVGAEEALANEAAAAAQAIKDDCESDLAEATPALEAALTALDTLKPADISIVRSMKSPPAGVRLVMEAICVLKGIKPEKVQDPATGRVVEDYWPASIRILGDMRFLESLKNFDKDNIPPAYMKIIREKFINDRSFQPEAIKKVSTACEGLCKWVRAIEVYDRVIKVVAPKQAMLAEAEAALAKQMEALNAKRALLQEVTQKLQSLNDEFAECMREKKKLEDQIDYCKKKLDRAEKLLSGLSGEKNRWQETATILGASLNNVIGDVLLSSGVVAYFGAFTIEYRNKLIAEWHKSCVETAIPCGRKFNLIDILGKQVEIRAWIIFGLPADNFSVENGIIVKNADRWPLMIDPQNQANKWIKNMEKENNLSVIKLSDPNYVKIVDTCIQLGTPVLLENILEEIDAILEPVLLKNIYKERGIFYIKFGENIIEYNSDFRFYITTRLRNPHYLPEVVVKVTLLNFMITPQGLQDQLLGIVVAKELPVLEERKNQLIIEGAKNKKILEEIEDKILEVLSASEGNILEDETAITILSTSKTLAEDIEAKQEVAAKTAIEIDNARNEYKPVSRHGSVLFFCISELANIDPMYQYSLPWFIHLYEMSIANSERSEDLNNRIKNLNTYFTASIYRNVCRSLFEKDKLIFSFVLCGGLLRADKKIDEELWTFLLAGDVALDNPYPNPGSPWLTDKSWNEIVRATNLPELGKLQQSFETQTLYWKAYYDSSNPQEESFPYPFQNEGENLKKLIILKCIRPDKIVAAVRMFVIFNMGQSFVEPPPFDLQACYSDSSNVTPLIFILSPGSDPMAGLIRFSEDYGIPKENLMSISLGQGQGPIAVNMIDRGIRRGEWVVLQNCHLAVSWMKELDRICDEIIIPENTHPKFRLWLTSYPSKDFPISILQNGVKMTNEPPKGLKNNLLRSYLNDPISDTKFFNSCNKISEWRSLLFALCFFHAVVQERRNFGPLGWNIPYEFNESDLRISMLQLQLFLNDYEQVPFDALLYLTGECNYGGRVTDDKDRRLLDSLLKQYYNEDVITDPQYCFTPSCIYRLPENTDYHGCLEYIRNLPIIQHPEVFGLHENADITKDNQESLQLLKGTLLTQPHITSVGVERDIDDVVYGLCDDILSKLTLRFDILEISKKYPVLYMNSMNTVLRQELIKFNNLVDTIKTTLVDVQKAIKGLVLMSSELEEVFLSMSIGTVPVTWSKRSYPSLKSLASYINDLLDRLAFFQDWIDHDAPTVFWISGFFFTQSFLTGVLQNYARKNKIPIDKLDFKFEVTQFETDVRTSPPYGVYIRGLYLEGARWNRQLQEIDESEPKIMFDLLPVMWLKPGIKAEFIIEYVYHCPVYKTSERRGVLATTGHSSNFVLYILLPTHVDESHWIKRGVACLCQLDD; the protein is encoded by the exons ATATTATGACGTTACGATCGTTAAGCTTGAAGATCTAGGAACTATCCCCATTTCAGCAAATGAAATACAGcctaaaatgaatttattatgtaataaagctATAGATCAACTTGTTAAGTACTGGCTGGCTGACGTTGCTGAATTTTTCTTAGAGAAGAAATACGCTTGGTCTCGTTTTATTGAGAAACATTATGATGCATCTGTATCActgattgaaaaatattttagaagtgTAAATACTCTTTTATCTTTACAATTGCGAATGATGGTGATGAAAACGCTAAATAATATTAGAGATTTTTTTATGGAATATAGTAAGGGAAATTATTTTGAGGGTGATTTTGAGGATCTAATGTTTTACAA AACTCCCTTTATAACAATAACAGTGGAGCCAGAACTTGgtacaattaaattaaattgtaaaccGAGTATTTTAGAAGTACGTGCAATTATTTCAGAATGTTTTGATAAAGTTATTGAAGTTGGGACAATGATtccaaaaattgaaacgatctTATTTCCTGAATTGAAGAAACAGGAGTTCTTATTCTCCGTATCACGATATGAAGAATCG gTTTTAAGTATAATCACTGATGTACTAAATGTTGTGAGTGCTCATACGATGGGTCcacaaatttatttgaaatgttacgaagattttttgtacataatCGATGGCCAAGCTAAACGAAATTTAGACAACTTTTTTAAGATTGAACCCATGCCATATCTACATGAAtttgaacaaaaaataaaaagttatgaCCAACTTAGAGAAGAAATTTCAGTGTTTCGTAACAAG attcCTCTGAACTTGGTAGAAATCGACTGcactattttaaataacacTTTAAGGCAAATCCTTTATGATCTTCGCacaattatttgtaatttctttgcAAATGAGTTACGATCCAATAATCGAGATTTGTGCTCTAATTTTGATACAAtagcagaaaatatttcaaaaatgcCTGAGAAGACGCAAGATGTTGTTGAATTGTACAATTACTTGTGCGAGAGTCGAGATTCGACCATGTttaatttaagaagaaaattattgcgTTCTGTAGAATTGATTCtattcctttttaattatcaagcACCCACGGATGATGACATTCACTTAAATACTCGCACCATCACATGGCCGAAAGAAATGGAAACCGTAATGGATCTAGCAAACACAAGATTAAATATGAGAAAAGAATATCTTGAGGAAGTATTGCGTATAAGAAGGGataattttgaacaaaaaatatataacatgaAATTGGCAATCGATCAATTTAAGAAGAAGGATCCACCTGTACTAACTATGGAGGAGATGGAAGATGCGGTATTGGAAATTGAACATCTTTCTAAAGGGATGGAAGAGATTAGGATAGAAGTTGAAGAGATCAATGAAGAAGAAGGACTTTTAGACATGGAATTGAGTCCATACTTATTAGTTCCCACGATGTCAACGGTTGTCAATGCACTCGATACTCTATGGCATACGGTATTAGATTTTCATAAGAATTATGATAGATGGTTTAATGGTCCATTTTTTGATCTCGATGccgaagaaattaaagatgaGACTGATAATATCTGGCGCACATTATATAGGCTGGCTCGTATTCTTACCGACATTCCGGGTGCGCGAAAAATTACTGAAATGATTCGTGGAAAAGTGGAGAAGTTCAAACAATACATCCcacttttacaaattatttgtacTCCTGGATTACAGGATCGACATTGGAAGCAAATTAGCAAAGTAGTAAATGTGGATATAGTACCAACGCCCACAAGTTGTCTGTTTGACATGGTAGAACTGGGATTGTTAGTTCATATAAGTAGACTCGAAGAAATATCGTCTGCTGCTATCAAAGAACACGCACTCCAACAAAATTTACGAAGGATGAAGGAAGAATGGGCAGATGTTAAGTTTCAATTCATACTATATCGTGAAACTGGTGTTCATATATTATCCGCTGTAGATGATATTCATCAATTATTGGACGATCATATTTTGAAAGCTCAAACGATGAGAAGTTCTCCCTTTATAAAAGCTTTCGAAGAGGAGATGCAGGCGtgggaaaataaattattgcaaatgcAGGATATCATTGATCAGTGGTTAATGTGTCAAGCAACTTGGATGTATCTAGAACCGATATTTAGCAGCGAAGATATAATGCGTCAAATGCCGACAGAAGCGAAGCATTTTAGAAGGATGGATAAAATTTGGCGCAAGATCATGGCATACGCTGTCGAACATAATCGTGTACTTGATGCTACCGGTATGTTAAATATACTGCAAGAATTAACGTTATGTAACTCATTATTGGAAGAAATACAGAAAGGTTTAAACGAATATCTAGAGAAGAAACGTTTATTCTTCCCaaggtttttctttttgtcaaaTGACGAACTCTTAGAAATACTCTCTGAAACTAAGGATCCACAGAGAGTACAGCCCCACTTGAAAAAGTGTTTTGAAGGTATTAGTAAATTGCGATTTACTaaagacgaagaaattatTGGAATGTTATCAGATGAAGAAGAGTATGTTCCACTAAGTGGAAAGATTTATCCAGCAGATGCAAAAGGCATGGTTGAAAAATGGTTGTGTCAAGTAGAAGAACTTATGAGAGCTTCCCTTCGAGACATTGCCGAGGAAAGTATTATCGCATATTTCAACACTGTTAGAGAAGAATGGATATTTTCTTGGCCTGGTCAAATTGTTATTTGTTGCAGTCAAATACATTGGACTAGCGAAGTTTGCGAATCATTCGAAGATCATTctacgataaattatttacagacATGTAATCATCAAATAGAAAAAACTGTCACTTTAGTAAGAGGTAGATTGGAGCCGGGTGCGAGAATAACAATAAATGCTTTGATTGTGATAGATGTTCATGCTCGAGATGTAGTACGACTGCTCATTGACAAACAAGTGACTAACATTATGGATTTTGATTGGATATCACAACTGAGATATTATTGGTTGGATAATAGTATTTTGGTCACAATAATTACGACCTCTGTAGCATATGCTTTCGAGTACCTTGGAAATACTTCCAGACTTGTAATAACACCATTAACTGATCGATGCTACAGAACTTTAATGAgtgcattaaaattaaatcttgGTGGTTCACCCGAAGGCCCCGCAGGAACTGGTAAAACAGAAACAGCAAAAGATCTTGCAAAAGCTGTCGCTAAACAATGTGTCGTTTTTAATTGTTCGGATGGACTTGACTTTCAAGCAATgggtaaattttttaaagggCTTGCGCAATCTGGAGCATGGGCCTGTTTTGATGAATTTAACAGAATAGATCTAGAAGTTCTCTCGGTGATTGCTCAGCAAATTTTAACCATTCAGATGGCTATAAGTTTACAATTGGAGAAATTTATGTTTGAGGGTACagagattaaattaaatcccACTTACTATGTTATCATAACAATGAATCCTGGTTATGCTGGACGTCAAGAACTTCCtgataatttaaaagttcTTTTCCGTACAGTAGCAATGATGGTACCAGATTACGCTATGATAGGagaaattactttatattcTTTCGGTTTCATAGACGCCAAGAATCTTGCAGAGAAGATAGTTCATACGTATAAATTATGTTCTGAACAATTAAGTTCACAAAATCATTATGATTATGGCATGCGAGCTGTAAAAACCGTGCTTACTGCTGCTGGAAATTTAAAGTTGAAATATCCCATGCAAAATGAATCTGTTTTGATCCTTCAAGCGATCATTGACGTCAATCTTCCGAAATTTTTGGCTCAAGATATTCCTCTATTTAATGGAATATACACAGATCTTTTCCCTGATACCAGTTTACCAGAACCTCATCGCGATGAATTAATAGAGTTAATTAGAATTGTTTTGAAGAAACGAAATCTTCAAGACACGCCTTGGTACATGGAAAAAATAATCCAAATTTATGAGATGTTGTTGGTACGTCATGGTTTGATGATCGTAGGTCGTACATTAAGCGGAAAAACCCAAGCGTATCAAGTTTTGGCCGAAGCTTTGGGTGAGTTAGCTGGTAAAAGACGCGCTACTATGAGagaattttcaacgatttatAAGATTATTAATCCAAAAGCTATTACTTTGGATCAGTTGTATGGTAGTTTTGATCCAGTATCGCACGAATGGAGCGATGGTGTCTTAGCAAACATTTTCAGGGAATTTGCACAAGCTATATCGCCCGAACGGAAGTGGATAGTTTTCGATGGACCTGTTGATGCTATATGGATTGAGAGTATGAATACGGTGCTTGATGATAATAAGAAACTCTGCCTGATGTCTggagaaattatacaaatgtcACATAAAATGAATATGATGTTTGAACCAGCTGATTTGGAACATGCTTCACCAGCTACTGTCAGTAGATGTGGCATGATTTATATGGAACCATCTCAACTTGGTTGGAATGCATTATTTGACTCATACAAAACATACCTTAAAAATAAGTTACTTATCGAACAATATGAGTTAATTATTGAATTGATCGAATGGTTGACAGAGCCAATTCTGTATTTTGTACAACATTATTGTAAAACATTTGTGGAAGCGTCAGATCTTCATATGTTCTTA tCTTTTACAAAACTTTTCACTGCAATGCTGGATGGAGAAACACAAGTTAGCACAGTTTGGCTACAatgtgttttattatttagtatgATTTGGGGAATGTGTTCAACATTAATGAGCGATAGCAGGAAGGCTTTTGAcgtttatttaagaaaattatcacTTGGAAATGTCGAAGAATATCCTAAACCAAAAGCTTTTAAATTGACGAAACAACAGCTTTTTCCTGATAAGGGAACCGTTTACGATTGGATAtacgataaaagaaataatggatgTTGGATACCGTGGATGGACACAACGTtacaa GCGTCTTTATTACCGGATGTAAAATCAAATGGATTAATTATACCAACAACTGAAGTAGTAATTCAGTATTTCTTTATCAGAAATCTTCTACATAGAGCAATACCTATATTATTTGTTGGGCCAACTGGTACCGGCAAATCTGTTATTGTATTAgattatttgcaatttctacctagacaaaaatatatagagaatattataaactttAGTGCTCGTACCACTGCTGCTCAAACCCAAGAGATAGTGATGTCTAAGTTGGATCGTAGAAGAAAAGGTGTATATGGCCCACAAATGGGAAAGAAATGCGTACTATTCGTTGATGATCTAAGTATGCCGCAGGTAGAACAATACGGAGCTCAACCGCCAATTGAACTCATCCGTCAATGGGTGGATCATGGGCACTGGTTTGATTTAAAAGATACGACAATGTTATACTTAGTGGATATGTTTCTAATTTGTGCTATGTTGCCACCCGGAGGCGGTTCCAACATGGTCACACCCAGATTAACTCGACACATGCATATAATTGGTATCGACTTTTTTGAAGAGATGACAATGACCAAAATCTTCTCCTCGATTCTTGATTCACACTTTGCAAAGGGATTTGTATCAGAAATTTCAAGATTAGGAAAAATGATTGTAAATGCAACGATGGATATATTTCTCAACGCGATCAAAACCTTTCTACCAACTCCAGCAAAAAGtcattatacttttaatttgcgTGATTTCAGCCGGGTTATTAAGGGTATACTTTTGGTACCAGCCTCTAGAATGAAGGATCCGGATAAACTAATTAGACTATGGGTTCACGAAGTGTATAGAGTTTTCCATGATAGACTGGTGGATGATAACGATCGAGAAACATTGTTTGAAATGGTTCAGTATACTTGTTACGATCAGTTACGACAACCGCTAGGAAAAGTACTCAACAGACTATTACAAGAAGGAGAAACGATAACAAGTTCTCACATGCGTGACCTCTTCTTTGGTAATTATATAGAACCCGATGCTGAACCGAAAATATATGATGAAGTGATAGATCTTGAAGATTTACAACAAAAAATGGATTATTATTTAACAGAGTACAATATGCTTTCTAAGACACCTATGTCGTTAGTTTTATTCAGATATGCTATTGAACACGTTTCTCGCATTTCACGAATATTGCAACAAGAAAGTGGAAATGCTCTTCTAATAGGAATAGGTGGATCGGGTAGAAGTTCGTGCGCTAAATTGGCAACTAACATGtgcgaatatattatgtatcaGATTGAAATTACTACGACTTACGAATTTTCGGAATGGCGAGAAGACCTAAAAAGGTTGTTATTACGTGTTGGATGCGATGGAAAATCTACTACCTTTATTTTTGGCGATCATCAAATAAAGGATGAATCTTTCGtcgaagatataaatatgGTTTTAAACACTGCCGATGTACCAAATTTATACGATACCGAAGAAAAGGCTgaaattttagataaaatGACGAATATAATGCATAGCATCGGTGGGAGAAAAGTTGAAATTACTCCTATGATTCTTTACAACTTATTCCTTGAGAGGATAATAAAAAACCTTCACTGGATTTTGACAATGTCTCCAATAGGAGATAAGTTTAGAAATCGCTTGCGAATGTTCCCCTCATTGATAAACTGCTGTACTATTGATTGGTATACAGTTTGGCCTGAAGATGCCCTAGAAAAGGTAGCACGAGTATCATTGCAAAATGTTAACATCAGTATGGATTTACGAGAAAAATGTGTTTACATGTCGAAAAAGTTCCATATAAGTATCGCATTGGCTAGtgaagattattataaaacacaAGGCAGAAGATACTACATAACACCGACGAGTTTCTTAGAACTTATCAAATCGTTTTGCAGGCTATATGATcaaaaaatcaaagaaattacCGAGCAACAAATGCGGTACGAAATGGGATTGGAAAGGTTGGATTTCGCAGCAGAACAAATAGCGGTTATGAAACAGGAACTTCAAGCCTTGCAACCTAAATTACTGGCACAATCCGAGTTAAGCAATAAACTTATGGTTAGAATAGAACAGGATACTATTAACATTGAAGCAAGAAAGGAAATTGTAGGTGCAGAAGAAGCTTTAGCAAACGAAGCTGCAGCTGCTGCACAGGCTATAAAAGATGATTGCGAAAGCGATCTAGCTGAAGCTACACCTGCATTAGAAGCTGCTTTAACTGCGCTGGATACCTTGAAACCTGCCGACATTAGTATTGTGCGATCAATGAAAAGTCCACCAGCAGGCGTAAGATTAGTAATGGAAGCTATTTGCGTTTTAAAAGGAATCAAACCTGAAAAAGTTCAAGATCCAGCAACTGGTCGAGTTGTAGAAGATTACTGGCCAGCTTCTATAAGGATATTGGGTGATATGAGATTTCTCGagagtttgaaaaactttGATAAAGACAACATACCACCGGCATACATGAAAATAAttcgtgaaaaatttataaatgacaGAAGTTTTCAACCGGAAGCTATTAAAAAGGTTTCCACGGCATGTGAAGGTCTTTGCAAGTGGGTACGAGCGATTGAAGTTTATGATCGGGTGATTAAAGTCGTTGCTCCAAAACAAGCAATGCTGGCAGAAGCTGAAGCCGCCCTTGCTAAACAAATGGAGGCTTTAAACGCTAAGAGAGCCCTTCTTCAGGAAGTTACTCAGAAGTTACAATCGCTCAATGACGAATTTGCCGAGTGCatgagagagaagaagaagctcGAAGATCAAATTGATTATTGCAAGAAAAAATTAGATAGAGCTGAAAAATTGCTAAGTGGTTTAAGCGGAGAGAAAAATAGATGGCAGGAAACAGCTACTATATTAGGAGCAAGCCTTAATAATGTTATTGGCGACGTTTTATTGTCTTCAGGAGTAGTCGCATATTTTGGAGCCTTCACGATagaatacagaaataaattaatcgcaGAATGGCACAAATCTTGTGTAGAAACAGCAATTCCATGTGGAAGAAAGTTTAATTTGATTGATATTTTAGGTAAACAAGTAGAAATTAGAGCATGGATAATTTTTGGTTTACCGGCAGATAACTTTTCTGTGGAAAATggaataattgtaaaaaacgcTGATCGATGGCCACTTATGATCGACCCGCAAAATCAAGCAAACAAATGGATAAAAAATatggagaaagaaaataatttatcggtTATTAAACTTTCTGATCCAAATTATGTGAAAATAGTGGACACTTGTATACAGCTTGGCACACCTGTtttgttggaaaatattttagaagaaaTAGATGCGATATTAGAACCTGtgcttcttaaaaatatttacaaagaacGTGGTATCTTCTATATAAAGTTTGGTGAAAAcataattgaatataattctgattttcgattttatattaCGACGCGTTTAAGGAATCCACATTATTTACCAGAAGTAGTTGTGAAAgtaacattattaaattttatgattaCACCTCAAGGACTTCAGGATCAGTTACTAGGTATAGTCGTTGCTAAGGAATTACCCGTACTGGAAGAACGCAAGAATCAGTTGATTATAGAAGGtgcaaagaataaaaagatattggaGGAAATAGaggataaaattttagaagTTTTATCTGCCTCGGAGGGCAATATTTTGGAGGATGAAACAgcaattacaatattatcaACTTCGAAAACACTGGCAGAAGACATCGAAGCTAAGCAAGAGGTAGCTGCTAAAACAGCGATAGAAATTGATAATGCTCGTAATGAATATAAACCTGTTTCGAGGCACGGGTCTGTTCTGTTCTTCTGTATCTCCGAATTGGCAAACATTGATCCTATGTACCAGTATTCTTTACCGTGGTTCATTCATCTTTATGAAATGTCAATAGCAAACAGTGAAAGGAGTGAAGATctaaataatcgaataaaaaatttaaatacatattttacagCTAGTATTTATAGAAACGTGTGTCGTTCTTTATTTGAAAAGGATAAATTGATATTCTCTTTTGTTCTGTGTGGTGGTCTTTTACGTGCTGATAAAAAGATAGATGAAGAACTTTGGACATTTTTGTTGGCAGGTGACGTAGCTCTAGATAATCCTTATCCAAATCCTGGCTCTCCTTGGTTAACTGATAAATCTTGGAATGAAATAGTTAGAGCTACAAATTTACCTGAACTTGGAAAGCTACAACAATCTTTTGAAACACAAACGTTATATTGGAAGGCTTATTATGACTCATCTAATCCTCAGGAGGAATCTTTTCCATATCCATTCCAAAATGAGggagaaaatttaaagaagctAATTATACTTAAATGTATAAGACCAGATAAAATTGTGGCTGCTGTGCGaatgtttgttatatttaatatggGACAGTCTTTTGTAGAACCACCACCATTTGATCTTCAAGCATGTTATAGCGATTCTAGTAACGTAACtcctcttatttttattctttctcctGGATCCGATCCAATGGCAGGCTTAATTAGATTTTCAGAAGATTATGGAATAccaaaagaaaatttgatgtCTATATCATTGGGACAAGGTCAAGGTCCAATAGCAGTGAACATGATAGATAGAGGGATAAGAAGAGGAGAGTGGGTAGTACTTCAAAATTGCCATTTGGCAGTATCTTGGATGAAAGAATTAGACAGAATTTgcgatgaaattattataccaGAAAATACGCATCCCAAATTTCGATTATGGTTAACCAGCTATCCATCGAAGGATTTTCCAATCtctattttacaaaatggaGTTAAAATGACTAATGAACCACCAAAAGGATTGAAGAATAATCTACTGAGAAGTTATTTGAATGATCCCATATCAGACACAAAGTTCTTTAAcagttgtaataaaataagtgAATGGAGGAGCCTCCTTTTTGCTCTATGCTTCTTTCATGCTGTTGTTCAAGAAAGACGTAATTTTGGTCCATTAGGCTGGAATATACCATATGAATTTAATGAATCAGATCTCCGCATTAGTATGTTACAACTACAG CtctttttaaatgattatGAGCAAGTACCGTTTGATGCACTTCTCTATTTAACGGGTGAATGTAATTACGGTGGCCGTGTAACTGATGATAAGGATAGACGTTTGCTGGATTCATTATTGAAACAATACTACAATGAGGATGTTATTACCGATCCACA gTATTGCTTTACACCAAGTTGTATATATCGTCTACCAGAAAATACAGATTATCACGGCTGTCTAGAATATATTCGTAATCTGCCAATTATCCAACACCCAGAAGTATTTGGTTTACATGAAAATGCAGATATAACGAAGGATAATCAGGAATCATTGCAGCTACTTAAAGGGACTCTATTAACTCAACCACATATTACTAGTGTGGGAGTTGAAAGAGATATCGACGATGTGGTTTACGGTCTATGCGATgacattttatcaaaattaacgTTGCGatttgatattttagaaatttctaaaaaatatccAGTACTCTATATGAATAGTATGAATACGGTTCTCCGTCAAGAActcattaaatttaataacctCGTTGACACGATTAAAACTACTTTAGTAGATGTACAAAAAGCCATTAAGGGATTGGTTCTAATGTCATCTGAGTTGGAAGAAGTTTTTCTCAGTATGAGTATTGGTACAGTGCCAGTTACTTGGAGTAAAAGATCTTATCCTTCGCTAAAATCACTCGCAAGTTATATTAATGACTTATTAGACAGATTAGCATTTTTCCAAGACTGGATAGATCATGATGCACCAACTGTGTTTTGGATATCTGGCTTCTTCTTTACTCAATCTTTCCTTACGGGTGTCTTGCAAAATTATGcccgtaaaaataaaattccaatcgataaattagattttaaatttgaagTAACTCAATTTGAAACTGATGTAAGAACATCACCACCTTATGGAGTTTACATAAGG gGTCTATATTTAGAAGGAGCAAGATGGAATAGGCAGTTACAAGAAATTGATGAATCTGAACCAAAAATAATGTTTGATCTCCTTCCTGTAATGTGGTTGAAACCTGGTATAAAAGctgaatttattattgaatacgTATATCATTGTCCTGTATACAAAACAAGCGAAAGACGTGGCGTTTTGGCTACTACTGGTCATTCTTCCaactttgtattatatattttattaccaaCACACGTTGACGAATCTCACTGGATTAAAAGAGGAGTCGCTTGCTTGTGTCAACTTGATgattga